From Variovorax sp. PMC12, the proteins below share one genomic window:
- a CDS encoding type VI secretion system Vgr family protein: MSSRRVTIQIPAGDALQFHQLVGREALSQLYAFDVDLFATSNAVDAKLLLGKPATVVVETEGGVRHLGGIATRFGLQQEDARHSFYRLRLRPWLWLATRRSDFRIFQAKSVPDIIGEVLGSYGYPVEQKLARGDYRRWDYCVQYHESDFDFVSRLCELEGIYYYFRHEAAQHVLVFADDIAGSHGPLPGGEEVRYHPLEKSGMGQRERIYAWEIAEEVRSGHHYNDDYDFEKPKAELSHLRQMPPGHDHDSYENYEWPGGFTQHGDGETYARIRNEEQLSQRNRVTGRANLRELATGHTLRLTGHPRADQNRQYLLLSVSYHLRENLQASEGAEGAEGSVQLFAFDAQPTSYPWRPVRTTTKPRTRGPQTAMVVGPAGEEIWTDKYGRIKVQFHWDRLGQENEHSSCWVRVSTAWAGATFGMTSVPRVGMEVIVDFLNGDPDYPIVTGCVHNADTMPSWELPGQKHLSGIRSRELGGGRGNHLVLDDTQGKIQAQLRSDHQASQLSVGHIGRIEDTAGRKEPRGQGFELRTDGHGVLRSGKGLLVTTEARPNAQAHSTDMSETVGRLTQARDLHEGLSGVAQGAQAHETGDQDEVTASLKEQNDAIKGQGGNREQGEFPEFQEAHMTLASAKGLQTVAQGSTHIVSNEHTALTSGGHTSVSAGKSLLVSVQSAIRMFASKAGMRLVAAGADIDIKALKDSVNVLAKLNITQTANKITIHAKEEVVINGGSSYSRWSSGGIEHGTAGTWREHAAVHSLVGPANDGKPALPNPPPLPKGQLDLYHQYIKPTGEKRQGVAQGDFTVVDSEGGTHAGTFDRNGFATVSGLPIGTAKVTFGKDPRDPWDEGSYYGTPEDWKAKGATGAAAGGAGGGVSGISGISGLVGNAAGLAGSAGGAAGALAGVAGMGSKAASALNQVTQAAGVAQQAVGAAQALQQGGAKALLGQASQAATGMAIQAAGAKLGPMGVPITGVMSGVASGGIKPPGIATAAANPASTGRTPGFAG, from the coding sequence TGGCTGGCCACGCGGCGCAGCGACTTCCGGATCTTCCAGGCCAAGAGCGTGCCCGACATCATCGGAGAGGTCCTGGGGTCTTACGGCTACCCCGTGGAGCAGAAGCTCGCGCGCGGAGACTACCGGCGCTGGGACTACTGCGTGCAGTACCACGAGAGCGACTTCGACTTCGTCTCGCGGCTGTGCGAGCTCGAAGGTATCTACTACTACTTCAGGCACGAGGCCGCGCAGCATGTGCTGGTGTTCGCAGACGACATCGCCGGATCGCACGGCCCGCTACCGGGCGGCGAAGAAGTTCGCTACCACCCGCTGGAAAAGTCGGGCATGGGCCAGCGCGAGCGCATCTACGCGTGGGAGATCGCCGAGGAAGTGCGCTCCGGCCACCACTACAACGACGACTACGACTTCGAGAAGCCCAAGGCCGAGTTGTCCCACCTGCGGCAGATGCCGCCCGGGCACGACCACGACAGCTACGAGAACTACGAATGGCCCGGCGGCTTCACGCAGCACGGAGACGGCGAAACCTACGCCCGCATCCGCAATGAAGAGCAACTGAGCCAGCGCAACCGCGTGACCGGACGCGCCAACCTGCGCGAGCTGGCCACCGGCCACACGCTGCGCCTCACCGGCCATCCGCGCGCCGACCAGAACCGCCAATACCTGCTGTTGAGCGTGAGCTACCACCTGCGGGAGAACCTCCAGGCGAGCGAGGGCGCCGAGGGTGCCGAGGGCTCGGTGCAACTGTTCGCGTTCGACGCGCAGCCCACCAGCTACCCCTGGCGCCCCGTGCGCACCACAACCAAGCCGCGTACGCGCGGCCCGCAGACCGCGATGGTGGTGGGCCCGGCGGGCGAGGAGATCTGGACCGACAAGTACGGGCGCATCAAGGTGCAGTTCCACTGGGACCGCCTCGGCCAGGAGAACGAGCATTCGAGCTGCTGGGTGCGCGTGTCCACCGCGTGGGCGGGCGCCACTTTCGGCATGACCAGCGTGCCGCGCGTCGGCATGGAGGTCATCGTCGACTTCCTCAACGGCGACCCCGACTACCCGATCGTCACCGGCTGCGTGCACAACGCCGACACCATGCCCTCGTGGGAACTGCCGGGGCAGAAGCACCTGTCGGGCATCAGGAGCCGCGAGCTCGGAGGCGGGCGCGGCAACCATCTCGTGCTGGACGACACGCAGGGCAAGATCCAGGCGCAGCTGCGAAGCGACCACCAGGCCAGCCAGCTGAGCGTGGGGCACATCGGGCGCATCGAGGACACCGCGGGGCGCAAGGAGCCGCGAGGGCAGGGGTTCGAACTGCGGACCGACGGGCATGGGGTGTTGCGCTCGGGCAAGGGGCTGCTGGTCACCACCGAGGCGCGCCCGAATGCCCAGGCACATTCCACCGACATGAGCGAGACGGTGGGCCGCCTCACGCAGGCGCGCGATCTGCACGAGGGCCTGAGCGGCGTTGCGCAGGGCGCTCAGGCTCATGAAACCGGCGACCAGGACGAAGTCACCGCGAGCCTCAAGGAGCAGAACGACGCCATCAAGGGACAGGGCGGCAACCGCGAGCAGGGCGAATTCCCCGAGTTCCAGGAAGCGCACATGACCCTGGCCAGCGCGAAGGGCCTGCAGACCGTGGCGCAGGGCTCGACCCACATCGTGAGCAACGAGCACACCGCGCTCACCAGCGGCGGCCACACGAGCGTGAGCGCGGGCAAGAGCCTGCTGGTGAGCGTGCAGAGCGCGATCCGCATGTTCGCTTCCAAGGCCGGCATGCGGCTCGTGGCGGCCGGCGCCGACATCGACATCAAGGCGCTGAAGGACAGCGTCAACGTGCTGGCCAAGCTCAACATCACGCAGACGGCCAACAAGATCACCATCCACGCGAAGGAAGAAGTGGTCATCAACGGCGGCTCCAGCTACAGCCGGTGGAGCTCCGGCGGGATCGAGCACGGCACGGCCGGCACATGGCGCGAGCATGCCGCCGTCCACAGCCTCGTGGGGCCGGCCAACGACGGCAAGCCCGCGCTGCCCAATCCGCCGCCGCTGCCCAAGGGGCAGCTCGACCTCTATCACCAGTACATCAAGCCGACCGGCGAAAAGCGCCAGGGCGTGGCGCAAGGCGACTTCACGGTGGTCGATTCGGAAGGCGGCACGCACGCGGGCACCTTCGACCGCAACGGCTTCGCGACCGTGTCGGGCCTGCCCATCGGCACCGCCAAGGTCACGTTCGGCAAGGATCCGCGCGACCCGTGGGACGAAGGCAGCTACTACGGAACGCCCGAGGACTGGAAGGCGAAAGGGGCGACCGGCGCGGCCGCAGGCGGAGCGGGCGGAGGCGTATCAGGCATTTCGGGCATCTCCGGCCTCGTGGGCAACGCCGCCGGACTGGCTGGCTCTGCAGGCGGTGCCGCAGGCGCCCTCGCAGGCGTGGCCGGCATGGGCAGCAAAGCGGCGAGCGCGCTGAACCAGGTCACGCAAGCGGCCGGTGTCGCGCAGCAGGCCGTGGGCGCGGCGCAGGCGCTCCAGCAAGGCGGTGCCAAGGCGCTGCTCGGCCAGGCGAGCCAGGCGGCGACCGGCATGGCGATCCAGGCGGCGGGCGCCAAGCTCGGCCCGATGGGCGTGCCGATCACCGGCGTGATGAGCGGCGTTGCTTCCGGCGGAATCAAGCCGCCGGGCATCGCCACGGCAGCTGCGAACCCTGCCTCCACCGGCAGAACGCCGGGCTTCGCAGGCTGA
- a CDS encoding RHS repeat-associated core domain-containing protein — protein sequence MAEQEAASKPQATEREPQTAVAPLNTIVKEDVAAASKAVDDWLRSFSGGYVTLERLTMVLGSIPIVGNIMALVDVFLDIINIVEKKAKDSVDAFLNWVSLGINLIGLIPIPPSMAAARMSLRPTLHLVKQELKTAASNLGEAIVTTLVGHLNATIMGELDKFIDGAIAKLDGILKSCADLADKIIDNLVDVMRRVLGQKDLFAVGTPASPETKVHDPKTQSTWSRMWGTAVRYTKQSANYVAKAAASQLPDGVASRVNGVIGQMLDFKQQLRGQLSRLADKESQASIMWLLHKLRDALLKRKGQRAAIVAPQAGAVAQKDKPGDQLGHIGKQAPANGRGCALKNRPAPARKGGSISLSMGDESFTHTDFVLAAPLPIEWARTYASDLDAFDRGSLGARWITPYSMRVDITTPARGARQGQRSLLHHAADGRSHAYPVLAAGQSYFDAIEEVRVSRLGESLLVLDFGKPLPEGEQSEWREIYEYVDGKQPHFRLVAQQAKDGMSIGLRYDHVIAETGERVLSDIISKHGEAVMAHVGTKPDAQTGLIQSLWELKDGQVVRQLAAYTHDAQRDLVAAQDEDGASWRYTYSHHLVTRYTDRTGRGMNLEYDGTGPDAKAVREWSDDGSFALKLEWDRNIRLTYVTDALGGETWHYYDIQGYTYRIIHPDGLQEWFFRDDAKNVTRHVHTDGTTDDYTYDPDGNLQTHTRADGSRVHYEYDSLHRLTGIRDAEGGVWKRDYDAQGHLTEEIDPLGHKTEYAYDKAGRPVRITDAKGGVKLMSYTPRGRLASLTDCSGKTSRWTYDDRGRLTTAVDPAGNVTRHLYSRPEQDAVPHAQGSVPGLLHEIVLPDGTREQTLHDPEGRMLAHVDGLGRRTRYSYGRAGLIAGRTDAEGHSLKYQWDLLGRLVELRNENGSRHSLRYDLVGRLLEKIDFAQRTTQYRYEEGTGRLVEVQAGGRVVQLQADALGRMTERAVGSQVERFAFDRNGRMVEASNDDARLQWFYDPAGNLTREHQHDLQAGRTAIWQHRYDALNQRVATIRPDGHTTQWLTYGSGHVHGLLLDGHDIVGFERDDLHREVLREQRNGLTQKLRYDNAGRRLEQQVVPGQASAPGALQLQRTYGYDKAGQLVAIGDSHHGNLDYRYDPVGRLVEANSRFGRETFAFDPAGNIVEPDGTSGGSRAPIVPLLDNLLEAYAGVRYRYDEHGNVVERVCNGRSTTFAWDGFGRLSSATDEDGTQTSFAYDPMGRRISKRSRDSITRFGWDGDTLAFESTRSLAAEQEDNGRGWSVHYIHEPRSFAPLIQLRQAHAIVPGRTPDVRELMAANGGAYDIEQDPLWNGELQLGQRSFEADEIAFYQCDHLGTPRDLTDHEGHVGWSAQYRAWGEAREVISEAGRRAGLSNPIRFQGQYFDAETGLHYNRYRYYDPASGRYVSPDPLGLAGGLNLYAYVGGNPVRGIDPLGLVDINLFPHNEAIRQSADNIPSPPGTFTVGSHGNPSIMTDTALRGVTPAQMAERIKAHPSYTEGQKVQLMSCETGKGTDPYAQKLANELNAPVVAPDKLLWIWPHGAYKPAGQKADGTMDTADPGVWHTFNPKS from the coding sequence ATGGCAGAACAGGAAGCGGCATCGAAGCCGCAGGCAACCGAGCGCGAACCCCAGACGGCGGTGGCGCCGCTGAACACGATCGTGAAGGAAGACGTCGCGGCTGCGAGCAAGGCGGTGGACGACTGGCTGCGTTCGTTCAGCGGCGGCTACGTGACGCTGGAGCGCCTGACGATGGTGCTGGGCAGCATCCCGATCGTCGGCAACATCATGGCGCTGGTGGATGTGTTCCTGGACATCATCAACATCGTCGAGAAAAAGGCCAAGGACAGCGTCGATGCGTTCCTGAACTGGGTGAGCCTGGGCATCAACCTGATCGGGCTGATTCCGATACCGCCGAGCATGGCGGCCGCGCGCATGAGCCTGCGGCCCACGCTGCACCTGGTGAAGCAGGAGCTGAAGACGGCGGCCTCCAACCTTGGCGAGGCCATCGTCACCACGCTGGTGGGGCACCTGAACGCCACCATCATGGGCGAGCTGGACAAGTTCATCGACGGTGCGATCGCCAAGCTCGACGGCATCCTCAAGAGCTGCGCGGACCTGGCCGACAAGATCATCGACAACCTGGTGGACGTGATGCGCCGGGTGCTGGGCCAGAAGGACCTGTTCGCGGTGGGCACGCCCGCGTCGCCGGAGACCAAGGTACACGACCCGAAGACGCAGAGCACGTGGAGCCGGATGTGGGGCACGGCGGTGCGTTACACCAAGCAGTCGGCGAACTACGTGGCGAAGGCGGCGGCGAGCCAGTTGCCCGATGGCGTCGCGAGCAGGGTCAACGGTGTGATCGGGCAGATGCTGGACTTCAAGCAGCAGCTGCGTGGGCAGCTCTCGAGGCTGGCGGACAAGGAGTCTCAGGCCAGCATCATGTGGCTGCTGCACAAGCTGCGGGATGCACTGCTGAAGAGGAAAGGCCAGCGCGCGGCGATCGTGGCTCCGCAGGCGGGAGCTGTGGCGCAGAAGGACAAGCCCGGTGACCAGCTGGGGCATATCGGCAAGCAGGCGCCAGCGAACGGACGAGGGTGCGCTCTCAAGAATCGCCCGGCGCCAGCGCGCAAAGGCGGCTCCATCAGTCTCTCGATGGGTGATGAAAGCTTCACCCACACAGACTTCGTGCTCGCAGCACCGCTGCCGATCGAATGGGCGCGCACCTACGCCAGCGACCTCGATGCCTTCGACCGGGGCAGCTTGGGCGCTCGCTGGATCACCCCCTACAGCATGCGCGTGGACATCACCACGCCCGCGCGAGGCGCACGCCAGGGCCAGCGCAGCCTGCTCCACCACGCCGCAGATGGCCGCAGCCATGCGTATCCGGTGCTGGCCGCGGGCCAGAGCTACTTCGACGCGATCGAGGAAGTCCGCGTCTCGCGCCTGGGCGAGAGCCTGCTGGTGCTGGACTTCGGCAAGCCCTTGCCCGAGGGCGAGCAGAGCGAGTGGCGCGAGATCTACGAGTACGTCGACGGCAAGCAGCCCCACTTCCGCCTTGTCGCCCAGCAGGCGAAGGACGGCATGTCCATCGGCCTGCGCTACGACCACGTCATTGCAGAGACGGGCGAGCGCGTGCTCAGCGACATCATCAGCAAGCACGGCGAAGCCGTCATGGCGCACGTGGGCACGAAGCCCGATGCGCAGACCGGGCTCATCCAGTCGCTGTGGGAGTTGAAGGACGGCCAGGTCGTGCGGCAATTGGCTGCGTATACGCACGATGCGCAGCGCGACCTCGTCGCCGCGCAGGACGAGGACGGCGCGAGCTGGCGCTACACCTACAGCCACCACCTCGTGACCCGCTACACCGACCGCACCGGCCGGGGCATGAACCTCGAGTACGACGGCACCGGCCCCGACGCCAAGGCCGTGCGCGAGTGGTCCGACGACGGCAGCTTCGCGCTGAAGCTGGAGTGGGACAGGAACATCCGGCTGACCTACGTGACCGATGCGCTGGGCGGGGAGACCTGGCACTACTACGACATCCAGGGCTACACCTACCGCATCATCCATCCGGACGGGCTGCAGGAGTGGTTCTTCCGCGATGACGCGAAGAACGTCACGCGCCATGTGCATACCGACGGCACGACCGACGATTACACCTACGACCCCGACGGCAACCTGCAGACGCACACGCGCGCGGACGGCAGCCGGGTGCACTACGAGTACGACAGCCTGCATCGCCTGACGGGCATCCGCGATGCGGAAGGCGGCGTGTGGAAGCGCGACTACGACGCGCAGGGCCATCTCACCGAAGAGATCGATCCGCTGGGGCACAAGACCGAGTACGCCTACGACAAGGCCGGCAGGCCCGTGCGCATCACCGATGCGAAGGGCGGCGTGAAGCTGATGAGCTACACGCCTCGCGGCCGGCTCGCGAGCCTCACGGATTGCTCGGGCAAGACCAGCCGCTGGACATACGACGATCGCGGCCGGCTCACCACGGCGGTCGATCCTGCGGGCAACGTCACGCGTCACCTCTACAGCCGCCCGGAACAAGACGCGGTGCCGCATGCCCAAGGCAGCGTGCCGGGCCTGCTCCACGAGATCGTCCTGCCCGACGGAACGCGCGAGCAGACACTGCACGACCCCGAGGGACGCATGCTCGCGCATGTCGACGGGCTCGGACGCCGCACGCGCTACAGCTATGGCCGCGCAGGCCTGATCGCGGGCCGTACGGATGCCGAGGGGCATTCGCTCAAGTACCAGTGGGACTTGCTGGGCCGTCTCGTCGAATTGCGCAACGAGAATGGCAGCCGCCACAGCCTGCGCTACGACCTCGTGGGCCGGTTGCTGGAGAAGATCGACTTCGCTCAGCGGACCACGCAGTACCGTTACGAAGAAGGCACCGGCCGGCTCGTCGAGGTTCAAGCGGGCGGGCGGGTGGTGCAGCTGCAGGCCGATGCACTGGGCAGGATGACCGAGCGGGCCGTCGGCAGCCAGGTCGAGCGCTTCGCCTTCGACCGCAACGGGCGCATGGTCGAAGCATCGAACGACGACGCGCGCCTGCAGTGGTTCTACGACCCGGCCGGCAACCTGACGCGTGAGCACCAGCACGATCTGCAGGCCGGACGCACGGCGATATGGCAGCACCGCTACGACGCGCTCAACCAGCGCGTCGCCACGATCCGCCCCGACGGCCACACGACCCAGTGGCTCACCTACGGTTCGGGCCACGTGCACGGCCTGTTGCTGGACGGACACGACATCGTCGGCTTCGAGCGCGACGACCTGCATCGCGAAGTGCTGCGCGAGCAGCGCAACGGCCTGACCCAGAAGCTGCGTTACGACAACGCAGGCAGGCGGCTGGAGCAGCAGGTCGTGCCGGGCCAGGCGAGCGCACCCGGCGCGCTGCAACTGCAGCGCACCTACGGCTACGACAAGGCGGGGCAGCTGGTGGCGATCGGCGACAGCCATCACGGCAACCTCGATTACCGCTACGACCCGGTCGGCCGCCTGGTCGAGGCCAACAGCCGTTTCGGACGGGAGACCTTCGCCTTCGATCCTGCGGGCAACATCGTCGAGCCCGACGGCACGTCCGGAGGAAGCCGGGCTCCCATCGTTCCCTTGCTCGACAACCTGCTCGAGGCTTATGCCGGCGTCCGCTATCGCTACGACGAGCACGGCAACGTGGTCGAGCGCGTGTGCAACGGCCGCTCGACCACCTTCGCATGGGACGGTTTCGGGCGGCTGAGCTCCGCCACGGACGAAGACGGCACCCAGACCTCGTTCGCCTACGACCCGATGGGCCGCCGCATCTCGAAGCGCTCGCGAGACAGCATCACCCGGTTCGGCTGGGATGGCGACACGCTCGCCTTCGAAAGCACGCGGAGCCTTGCCGCAGAGCAGGAAGACAACGGACGCGGCTGGAGCGTGCATTACATCCACGAGCCGCGCTCCTTCGCGCCGCTGATTCAACTGCGCCAGGCGCATGCGATCGTGCCGGGCAGGACGCCCGACGTGCGGGAGCTCATGGCCGCCAACGGCGGTGCCTACGACATCGAGCAAGACCCGCTGTGGAACGGCGAACTCCAGCTGGGACAACGCAGCTTCGAGGCGGACGAGATCGCCTTCTACCAGTGCGACCATCTCGGCACGCCTCGGGACCTGACCGACCACGAAGGTCACGTCGGCTGGTCGGCCCAGTACAGGGCCTGGGGCGAGGCGCGCGAAGTCATCAGCGAAGCGGGGCGACGTGCCGGCCTATCCAACCCCATCCGTTTCCAGGGACAGTACTTCGATGCCGAGACGGGGCTGCACTACAACCGCTACCGCTACTACGATCCGGCGAGCGGCCGGTATGTCTCGCCCGACCCGCTGGGGCTTGCGGGCGGCCTCAACCTGTACGCATACGTCGGCGGCAACCCCGTTCGCGGCATCGACCCGCTGGGGCTGGTCGACATCAACCTGTTCCCGCACAACGAGGCGATCCGCCAGTCGGCCGACAACATCCCAAGCCCGCCCGGCACGTTCACGGTCGGCTCCCATGGCAACCCGAGCATCATGACCGACACCGCGCTCAGGGGCGTCACCCCTGCGCAGATGGCAGAGCGGATCAAGGCGCACCCGTCTTACACAGAAGGCCAGAAGGTGCAGCTGATGTCGTGCGAGACCGGCAAGGGCACCGACCCCTACGCCCAGAAGCTGGCCAACGAGCTCAATGCGCCTGTCGTGGCGCCCGACAAGCTCCTGTGGATCTGGCCCCACGGTGCCTACAAGCCCGCCGGCCAGAAGGCCGACGGCACCATGGACACCGCCGATCCCGGCGTCTGGCATACCTTCAACCCCAAGTCATGA
- a CDS encoding pentapeptide repeat-containing protein: MSSQIIILAHDMWRKGAGGAPAGLVGQADSFAYAGLDLGLAQFASTTFAGTSFTATSFRQAGWSGCQFTGCSFSQCDFGNISITGCTFVNCSFTRANFDGANIGSSTFRQCQWDDISFAGGSWNDVGVLDCSGTVVHAQGLQGRSVDFTGSTFEQLEFQGANIN, translated from the coding sequence ATGTCTTCCCAAATCATCATCCTCGCCCACGACATGTGGCGCAAAGGCGCAGGCGGCGCTCCCGCCGGACTCGTCGGCCAGGCCGACAGCTTTGCCTACGCCGGGCTCGACCTGGGCCTTGCCCAGTTCGCCTCGACGACCTTCGCAGGCACGAGTTTCACGGCCACGAGCTTCAGGCAGGCGGGCTGGAGCGGCTGCCAGTTCACGGGCTGCAGCTTCAGCCAGTGCGACTTCGGCAACATCTCGATCACGGGGTGCACCTTCGTCAACTGCAGCTTCACGCGCGCGAACTTCGACGGCGCGAACATCGGAAGCAGCACCTTCAGGCAGTGCCAGTGGGACGACATCAGCTTCGCCGGCGGCAGCTGGAATGACGTCGGCGTTCTGGACTGCAGCGGCACCGTGGTGCACGCGCAGGGGCTGCAGGGACGCAGCGTTGACTTCACGGGCAGCACCTTCGAACAGCTCGAGTTCCAGGGCGCCAACATCAACTGA